In the genome of Siniperca chuatsi isolate FFG_IHB_CAS linkage group LG17, ASM2008510v1, whole genome shotgun sequence, one region contains:
- the sf3b4 gene encoding splicing factor 3B subunit 4 → MAAGPISERNQDATVYVGGLDEKVSEPLLWELFLQAGPVVNTHMPKDRVTGQHQGYGFVEFLSEEDADYAIKIMNMIKLYGKPIRVNKASAHNKNLDVGANIFIGNLDPEIDEKLLYDTFSAFGVILQTPKIMRDPDTGNSKGYAFINFASFDASDAAIEAMNGQYLCNRPITVSYAFKKDSKGERHGSAAERLLAAQNPLSQADRPHQLFADAPPPQSAPPPVLTAMGSGMPMPGMPPPGFPPVPPPGSMPPSMPPSMSMPPNAGGPGPQGGGGGPPPGPPPFPPANMHPGMPQMPMPPPAPPGMVPPPPAPPGSNQARAPPPPGMPPPPMGMPPRAPYGPPMGPHVPPGMRGPPPPMPPPGYGAGLPPRPPFGFQRGPPMPPRPPGVPPRVPMRAPMPP, encoded by the exons ATGGCAGCGGGACCAATTTCAGAAAGAAACCAAG ACGCCACTGTGTATGTCGGCGGCTTGGATGAGAAAGTGTCAGAGCCATTGCTATGGGAGCTTTTCCTGCAGGCTGGTCCTGTggtcaacacacacatgcccaaaGACAGGGTCACTGGCCAACATCAAG GTTATGGCTTTGTGGAGTTCCTTAGTGAAGAGGATGCTGACTATGCCATCAAAATCATGAATATGATAAAGCTCTATGGAAAACCAATTCGAGTTAATAAGGCCTCTGCGCACAATAAAAACCTGGATGTGGGTGCTAACATCTTCATTGGTAATCTGGACCCAGAGATTGATGAGAAGCTGCTCTACGACACATTTAGTGCCTTTGGCGTGATCTTACAGACGCCAAAGATCATGCGAGACCCAGACACCGGCAACTCCAAGGGTTATGCTTTCATCAATTTTGCAAGCTTCGACGCATCAGATGCCGCCATTGAGGCCATGAACGGCCAGTACCTCTGTAACAGGCCCATCACAGTGTCCTACGCCTTCAAGAAGGATTCCAAAGGAGAACGACATGGCTCGGCTGCAGAGCGACTCCTGGCTGCACAAAATCCTCTCTCCCAGGCAGACAGGCCACATCAGCTGTTTGCGGACGCTCCGCCACCACAGAGTGCTCCGCCACCGGTCCTAACTGCAATGGGAAGTGGAATGCCCATGCCAG GCATGCCACCTCCTGGTTtccctcctgttcctcctcctggATCGATGCCTCCATCAATGCCCCCTTCAATGTCCATGCCTCCAAATGCAGGGGGACCAGGCCCACAGGGGGGCGGTGGCGGGCCTCCACCCGGACCACCACCCTTCCCCCCTGCCAACATGCATCCAG GTATGCCTCAGATGCCCATGccccctcctgctcctcctggcATGgtgcctccacctcctgctcccCCAGGATCAAATCAAGCACGGGCACCACCACCTCCTGGCATGCCCCCACCGCCTATGGGCATGCCACCCAGAGCGCCGTATGGACCTCCCATGG GTCCACATGTGCCTCCAGGTATGAGAGGGCCTCCTCCTCCCATGCCTCCACCTGGCTACGGTGCTGGccttcctcctcgtcctcctttTGGCTTCCAGAGAGGACCTCCAATGCCTCCAAGGCCCCCCGGTGTCCCACCTCGCGTTCCTATGAGAGCACCAATGCCACCGTAA